In Rosa chinensis cultivar Old Blush chromosome 1, RchiOBHm-V2, whole genome shotgun sequence, a genomic segment contains:
- the LOC112188546 gene encoding cucumisin, whose protein sequence is MAPLRWFLLLSLICSILLLVNVTHSTAQDTRKAYVVYMGDKPKNGVPILPDLHVNMLQDVVDSSNIDIAHEALLLHSYKRSFNGFAAMLTEQEAQKMTRMDGVVSIFPSKQRSVKTTKSWNFLGFPETVKRSALERDIIIGVMDSGIWPESDSFSDAGFGPPPKKWKGKCQGNGNLTCNNKIIGAQYYRASRSFEADVESPRDSNGHGTHTASTAAGNTVTKASLNGLGLGKARGGVPSARIAVYKVCWSSTPACEDADVLAAFDDAIADGVDILSISVGGSIPVDYLNDAFAIGSFHATRNGILVSMAAGNEGPGAKTVTNFAPWQLSVAATTINRQFITRVQLGNSKIYEGLLPNIYDLRGKFYPLIYGGDAPNKKAGANGTLSGFCLQDTLEEDLIKDKIVLCDGPVDGAGGGAILGGAAGIVLMGQKVADEVLGPLPVPASYVGLEEHSDIYKYIKLTRNATATIWKSEEINDVLAPYVPSYSSRGPNPINPNILKPDLAAPGTYILAAYPPSGGGSRAGYYLETGTSMACPHATAIAAYVKSFHPKWSPAAIQSALITTAKSMSAKTSSDAEFAYGAGLINPSRAPYPGLVYDLDEQDYIDFLCSQGYNGKLLKAITKDKTSCSSKSNNGTTNDLNYPSFALSIKDPKYVNGVFHRTVTNVGSLNSTYRVKVVAPLGLKINVNPNVLSFTSLGQKKSFVVTIKGPIEKSNLVSASLMWDDGVFQVRSPIVVYVAV, encoded by the exons ATGGCGCCTCTTCGATGGTTTCTCCTTCTCAGCCTCATTTGCAGTATTCTACTGCTTGTTAATGTTACTCACTCAACTGCTCAGGATACCCGAAAG GCTTATGTTGTGTATATGGGCGACAAGCCAAAGAACGGGGTACCCATATTACCTGATCTTCATGTGAATATGCTACAGGACGTAGTTGACAGCAGCAACATTGATATTGCACATGAAGCTCTGCTTCTTCACAGCTACAAGAGAAGTTTCAATGGATTTGCTGCAATGCTCACAGAGCAAGAAGCACAAAAAATGACCA GAATGGATGGTGTAGTGTCTATCTTCCCAAGCAAACAAAGGAGCGTGAAAACAACAAAGTCATGGAACTTCCTTGGTTTTCCAGAAACAGTTAAGAGAAGCGCCCTTGAAAGGGATATCATCATCGGTGTGATGGACAGTGGAATTTGGCCAGAGTCGGACAGCTTTAGTGATGCTGGTTTTGGTCCTCCACCTAAGAAATGGAAAGGCAAATGTCAAGGCAATGGAAATCTTACTTGTAACAA TAAAATCATTGGAGCACAATATTACCGTGCTTCTCGATCCTTCGAAGCAGATGTTGAGTCTCCAAGAGACTCAAATGGTCATGGAACTCATACTGCATCAACGGCAGCTGGGAACACAGTGACCAAGGCAAGCCTAAATGGTTTAGGGTTGGGAAAAGCAAGAGGAGGGGTGCCATCAGCACGTATTGCTGTGTACAAAGTATGCTGGAGTAGCACGCCTGCTTGTGAAGATGCTGACGTTTTAGCGGCATTCGATGATGCCATTGCTGACGGTGTCGACATTCTCTCTATTTCCGTCGGGGGCAGTATTCCAGTTGATTATTTAAATGATGCATTTGCAATTGGGTCATTTCATGCTACTAGAAATGGGATATTAGTTTCCATGGCCGCTGGTAACGAAGGTCCGGGAGCAAAAACTGTGACAAACTTTGCACCATGGCAACTTTCTGTGGCTGCTACCACCATAAACCGCCAATTCATCACCAGAGTTCAATTGGGTAACAGTAAAATCTATGAG GGACTTTTACCAAACATATATGACCTCCGGGGTAAATTCTATCCTTTAATTTATGGTGGAGATGCACCCAATAAAAAAGCAGGTGCTAACGGGACCCTCTCCGG GTTTTGTCTCCAAGATACCTTAGAAGAAGATTTGATCAAAGATAAAATTGTGCTTTGTGATGGCCCTGTCGATGGGGCTGGGGGTGGGGCCATATTGGGTGGTGCAGCAGGAATTGTTCTGATGGGACAAAAAGTCGCCGATGAAGTGCTTGGCCCTCTTCCCGTGCCTGCATCATACGTTGGGTTGGAAGAACACAGCGACATTTACAAATACATAAAATTAACAAG GAACGCAACTGCAACTATTTGGAAAAGTGAAGAGATTAATGATGTATTGGCTCCATATGTGCCCTCCTACTCATCAAGGGGTCCAAATCCGATCAATCCCAACATTCTCAAG CCAGATTTAGCGGCTCCAGGAACTTACATTCTAGCAGCATATCCCCCAAGTGGAGGTGGCAGTAGAGCTGGATACTATTTAGAAACTGGGACATCAATGGCGTGCCCCCATGCTACAGCCATAGCTGCATATGTCAAATCATTTCACCCTAAATGGTCACCGGCTGCCATCCAATCGGCTCTCATCACTACCG CTAAATCTATGAGTGCCAAAACTAGCTCTGATGCTGAATTTGCATACGGAGCTGGCCTGATAAACCCTTCTAGGGCTCCATATCCTGGTTTGGTGTACGATCTTGATGAACAAGACTACATAGATTTTTTGTGTTCACAAGGATACAATGGTAAACTATTGAAAGCCATAACCAAGGACAAGACTAGTTGTTCATCAAAATCTAATAATGGAACAACCAATGACCTGAACTATCCTTCTTTTGCACTTTCCATCAAGGATCCAAAATATGTTAATGGGGTCTTCCATAGGACTGTCACTAATGTTGGATCGTTGAATTCCACATACAGAGTTAAAGTGGTGGCTCCATTGGGACTCAAAATCAATGTGAATCCAAATGTGTTATCGTTCACATCTCTCGGGCAAAAGAAATCTTTTGTTGTCACTATAAAAGGGCCGATTGAGAAATCAAATTTAGTCTCTGCGTCTTTGATGTGGGATGATGGTGTTTTCCAAGTCAGGAGCCCCATCGTTGTCTATGTTGCAGTTTAA
- the LOC121053025 gene encoding dnaJ homolog subfamily B member 9-like, with translation MASTSSQNNQEAATKGRDAAEAYFKLGNLDSAINEAMEAKNHDPDLPYIDNFITAYRIHKAVSDKKSWYEVLGIPETADSQTIKKQYKELALVVHPDKNSSLAADGAFRHVKTALDILSDPQQKEDYDKSLSRRGSGKSFSDRNRTQFRRFNDDDDDYVQKAGCKNKQDRTDWKTRGKAKRAKTGRMRDWDYFIIRRPANAHEPKILPNIANFVR, from the coding sequence ATGGCCTCTACATCGTCCCAGAATAATCAAGAGGCTGCTACCAAGGGACGAGACGCAGCAGAAGCCTATTTCAAGCTCGGAAACTTGGACTCTGCAATCAATGAGGCCATGGAAGCTAAAAACCACGACCCGGATTTGCCCTATATCGACAATTTCATCACAGCTTACAGGATTCACAAAGCCGTGTCAGACAAGAAAAGCTGGTACGAGGTTCTCGGCATCCCCGAAACAGCCGACTCTCAAACCATTAAGAAACAATACAAGGAATTGGCACTAGTTGTGCACCCCGACAAGAACAGCTCTCTCGCCGCCGACGGTGCTTTCAGGCATGTCAAAACAGCCTTGGACATTCTCTCCGACCCCCAACAAAAGGAGGATTACGACAAATCATTGAGTCGTCGTGGTTCTGGTAAGTCTTTTTCCGACAGGAATCGTACACAGTTTCGTAGgtttaatgatgatgatgatgattatgtTCAGAAAGCTGGGTGCAAGAACAAACAGGATAGGACAGATTGGAAGACTAGGGGCAAAGCCAAAAGGGCCAAGACTGGTAGAATGAGAGATTGGGATTATTTCATAATAAGAAGACCAGCGAATGCCCATGAGCCAAAAATATTACCAAATATCGCCAATTTTGTTAGATAG